From Mastacembelus armatus chromosome 9, fMasArm1.2, whole genome shotgun sequence:
GCTACTCTCCAAAGTGTGTGTAGTGAATAAGTTTGCACTGCATTGCACTGCACTGCATTCAGCATCTATGTGACCAATCAGCAATGTAGGTTCActgttcattttcttctttctttagctCTGTCACTGTTTCTGTAACAGGAATCATGCCAATCATCAACCTCACTGTCAATTTATTAGTCTTACTCCATTTGCCAAAAGCAAGAATCTTTTGACTGTGTCATTAACTGCTATTTTTGCTTCATTTCCCTCAcactctctttttttccctctctcttcctccaccatcTCCTGTCCCTGTAGGACAGCGACATCCAGAAAAAGATTGACCATGAGATCCGGATGCGTGACGGGGCCTGCAAACTGCTGGCTGCCTGCTCCCAGAGAGACCAGGCACTGGAGGCAGCGAAGAGCCTGCAGACCTGCAGCACTCGTATCATGGCCTACatgtcagagctgcagaggaTGAAGGAAGCTCAGGTCATGCAGAAGGTCACGCGGAGGTCGTCGGACGCAGGACCAATGGACGACAGACTCCCATGCAAAGGAAAAGTGGCCATCTCAGGTAAGTAACtactaaaaatatttatttaagcaGGGGAGGTGACTGGAGGAAGGTTAAGTATGGTGTTTAGATAGGGGAAGGGTGAGAATATTTGCCATTCACTTGTGTTACAGTTTAATGCAGGGCTGCTCCTGTTGGGCTCAGGCTGAGATCCAGCCTCCTCTTGCTCTGATAGgggatttttcattttctctttattaacCACAGTGGGTGTGGTGACTTGGATATGCTGATGATTGCAATTAAGAGAGGGAAGTCAGGTGAATGATTAGGTAGCTTCTATGTTTGtatcacaaacacactgcaaacacaccagGGAGCAAGACAATAGGGGTGAGAGGTTGTTTCTTGCTGTTCTTGTTTTAGATGATGAGAAGGtagagaaataaatattaatgagttagagggctgggagtgggTGTGAGGGTGTTTGTCGGAGGAGGTTCATGGGGGCATTGCTGCATGTCTGGTACACAGCTGGAGAGCATGCCGGACGcatgcacgcatacacacacacacacacacacacacacacacacgcacacacacacacacacacgcacacacaaagtgTCAGTAGTTATATGTATGTACTTAGCCAGTAGCTGAAAGCAGCAtggacacaaagacacacacacagatgtacatATATCAGTTAGACAGTAAGgatgtttaacatttttgtggTCTAATCCCTTCTTCGTTGTCATTACAGATCTTCGTATCCCTCTCATGTGGAAAGACACAGAGTACTTCAAGAACAAAGGAGGTAAAGAGCCACATCTGCATACATCTGAAGAAACTCTTCTTAATGCTTTACACCTGTAGGATTAATTATAAGGGGGGCAGCACAGAAGGTTCCTGTgcttatgtgggttttctccaggtactctggtttcctcccacagtccaaaaacatgttatgtcaggttgattggtgactctaaattgcccataggagtgagtgtgagtgtgtgaggttgtttgtctctatgcggccctgtgatggactggtgacctgtccagggtgtacccctgcctttcacccaaagagagctgggataggctccagcagatccctgaggccctaaataggaaaaagcaggtatatATAATGAATGTATGATGAATTATAAGAATTTATATGTTATTTCCTTCTGAGGGGAGGTGGTATGTGGCTCTACCCAGCTATAAAGTGACTGATTCAGAGATGTTAGATTTAGTTGAAGGTTTTGTGAATTTgtgaaatgagatgagataaactttattaatactcaaagggaaattcaggaattGTGGTGAGATTCTTCATGACTGCAGATCAAGAATAACATTTTATCACTGGCTTCAGGGTGAAACATGAATGtgagctttttgtttgttgttttaaaaatatgctgAACCAAGCAACTCCAGACGAACTGCACAGACTGCATGACATTTTTCAAAGGCCCGTAGCACAGTTCCTGGGCCTGATCATTACAATATGTTCGAGCTTCATAGATATCTCTTTATTTTACGGGAACTCCTGTCATCCTAACCTTGACCCACTGCTCTGTCTTGTTGGCTATGTCTTCTTGCtctgagaagcagcagcacacaggcaCTTAAGTGGGTCATTATTAGTAGGACAGAGGattccacaaaacacatgaaatctGTTTTGCATTTATGAAACCTCCCCATGGTCTTTTGTGGAATACTACTGGCACCTGGgtcatgttttaaaagtttttattacatttcagaaTTCGCTGGTGCACTGAAAATATAATAGTGCTCATTTATATTAACTATTTTCTATCCCACCACAAAGTCAGTGCTCATTCTCTCTCCTGGCAACTTGAATGTTATTAATATGCCTAACCTGTGCATATAAATAAACTCAAGAGACAGATAGTAGACACTTAACAAAGCTTAATGAGGCTGTTAGTGAAGGTcattaaacacactgaaacaaaacctGAGCCCAGGAGACAGGGAGGAGTAAAGCATGTTCCTCGCTCACATGGCCAATCATGTTTTAAGTGTTGAGCTCTGGAATAATAAATGAACTGAATGAATGTTAAGCGTCAATGTGCCATAGACAGGGAAACACATAAGTATGAACAGACCACCTCGCCCAGCCTTTTCAGTTGGAAAGTTTGTAAGTGGCAAAAATAATTGAATAGAAGAACTACAATAAGCCACGAGTAGACTATTTATATTACAAGTGATGTATTTCTGACATATCTTTCTCACTGTTATCAAGGATATGATGGTATTTTTCCTTAGCACAATCAATTACCAAATTGCCCATAATCATAGTGAAACATGCCCAAAAAGCTGTATTACAGGTTCAttacagtgcatgtgtgttgctgAGGTAGATTTACAATGTATGCACTTGAAAAGCCATGAGCTCCTTTTACCCAGCTCTCACTGGCTAGTGCAACATTAAAGACCATTATGCTTTAGTTTCAACCACAAAACCAGCTAACAATACTTTATAGGAATTTTTAGCACTGCTGGCTGCTGAGATTGCTCAACTGAAACTAACAGTAAAAGTGCCattcaggtggaggagttttcACTGCTCAGGTCACATGCCTTTTCTACACCTCTCAACACTTGTTAAAACAGTTGCAAAGGGATGTTTCAGAGGTAAAAGTTTGATTTCAAGTGAAACAATTAAATTAATGTTGTCAAGATTTCTCATAAATTTGAtgttacagatttttttctgttgttttccccCTGCAACTTTGTAGAGCTTCATCGGTGTGCGGTCTtctgcctgctgcagctgggaggAGAAATCTTTGACACAGACATGGTGATAGTGGACCGGACTCTCACCGATATTTGTTTTGACAACACCATCATATTGTACGTCATCGGCATGCCCTTTAAATTAATAGATGTGCAGACTATAACACGAAAAGAGAGACTGATAGAGTTtattgtgttcatgtgtgtgtgtatccatttGCAGTAATGAAGCCAGTCCAGGTTTTGAGCTGCGTGTTGAGCTGTACAGTTGCTGCTCAGAGGATGACTACTCAGCAGGGAGCACACCAAGGAAACTAGCCAGTAAACTAAGCTCTTCCCTTGGCCGATCAGCTGGAAAGAAGCTCCGGGCAGCCATGGAGCCTGGACCATGTAGTCCTGTCAGCAACGGAGGGGcatctcctctcctgctgccAATTCCCTCTGTGCCGTAAGATTTGGTTTGAAATTGTTTTCAATTTATATCAGACAGCTTTAAAAAACAGAGAATATAGAGAGAAATATCAGATATTATGAGAACACAGGTGGGAATATTAAACATTGAGTATATTTTTCTGCCCTCTCTGGTGTGTTGACAGGGGCCCTAAGTACCACCTCTTAGCTCATACCACCCTGTCACTGTCACACGTCCAGGACAGCTTTCGCACACACGACCTCACCATCTCAGGCAACGGTGAGTGGCAGCCTCCATCAATCTGTCTCCTCGCCATCTTTCCCTTTTCCAAATCAGCCATCTGTCTgatttgtgtctttctctcactcatCACTGTCTCACTTCTCCTACTTGCCTTCTAATAATTTCCTTTTAAACCAGGGTACTGTGTCTTTTCtcatccacctcctcctctcctctgcaaCTCCATCCTCCCATGTTCTCTGACACACAGCCATTGTCAAGGTCACACTAATAAAAGACTTTGCCAGCGAGGTGACTGCTGTGTAAAGCTGTAATGATGTGGGCTAACAAGGGCCCAGACCCTCAGACAGACAGGCCCCAAGTATTTTATTCATTGGCTCTTCATTCTGCTGTAAAGTTTCATTGCAGCCCTTCATGACACTCCCTGCAGCTGCCAGTCTTTTACACCCATGtgtcctgttttgtttattaagGGTGGAGGTGGGGGGAGGAGAGTGTGCCTGTGTTGAATTTTGAATGTCATTGTTTTTTGCCCATCCATCTCCCTGCAGAAGAGTGCTCCTACTGGCTGCCTCTCTATGGCAGTATGTGTTGCCGCCTTGCAGCTCAGCCTCACTGTATGACCCAACAGATGATGAGTGGATGTTTAAAAGTTAAGGTAAgctggcaggtgtgtgtgtgcagcactgaTGCTCATTCCTCTCAAGGTTTCcatacttgatttttttttttgtcttgattttcttttcttctgctttccTGCTCTCTGTCTTATGATGtcatcttcttttctttttcatttcctgaATTTCACCATTcacttattgtttttttttttttttctctctacctctcagcagtgtggaggtGACCCTCAGAGTTGGACAAAAGTGCATGCAGTTCTGAAAGGAACAAGCCTTTTCTGCTACCACCGGGAAGAAGATGTGGAGGCTAGTGTTGATCCGGCATTCACCATTGCTATCAACAAGGTCAGCAAAAACGGTCTCCAAAGAGCGATCTACCTTTGCAGAAAAAGATATTTTGGGAACACCTAAGGCATAGGCAGCCTAGTAAGTAACTGGGCTTGTGGATAGCTGCCAGTTTGAAATTTGAGCCAACAGCTCAAATAAGAACCGACAAAGTGAATAAGAAATCAGATCTACTATTAAGGCGCTCCCGAGCAGTGCACATAGCCCTGAGTTGCCCCAGTCGGCTTCTCAGAAGCCACGAGTAGAAAGAAACCTGTAGTTCACTTGCTCAGGTTGTTGGCAGAGCTGAGTAAATGTTACGCAAAGCTAGAAATAAGCATGCATGTCTGAACAAAATTTAATCTGTTCAGTATTGTCTTAAAtctttgtgtgcacacacagtagAGACAGCGGTCATATTCATCCAATCAGGAATCATGTTTCTCTCTTCCCATCATTTTTCCAGGCACCAAAGTGAGAACGGTCAGTTGGCCAGTCAGGTTCtcaatcattttatttcctgtgtctgtgtctgagaaTTGATGGCATCGGGCCTTCTCATTCTTTCCATAGTGACTCATTCAGTCCTTTGTTGCCTCTGAGCACCAAGTCAGTCAAATCAGATCAGATCTGTATAATCCTTTGTTAGACAGCTGTCTGGCTCTCctgaagagggagagagactgGGAGCGTAGTGTGATGAATGGAACaacactgccatctagtggccaTAATCAGGCTTAGAACCATTTGGAGCAGAAAAAGGAGGTGGGAATTGGGAGTCTGCACCTTTTGTTGGATAATTGCTGAAGGGAAATGGTTTGGAAGAGGACTAATTAGTGGCTTTATTAGTAAAGGCTTATTTTCAGTGGGGCCTTACAATTACAATTGCCATAATAATCACTTGTTGCAGcatataattttgtttattctgGAGTATTGGCATTCATTCCTGATTGTAGCCATTTTGGCAGATGATTGTATTCTTTGTCACTCCTTTCTCCTTTCAGGAGACCAGAATACGTGCATCAGAAAAAGACCCTCACAGTAAAGTTCAGAATATCTGTATCAGTAACCAGTACGGAGGGGAGgaggtcacacacactctgactaCAGAGAGCCGCGAGGACACACATCGATGGATGGAGGCCTTTTGGCAACATTTCTATGATATGAGTCAGTATTTCATGTGCTATAACacagagcatgtgtgtgtctgatatGCACCCACTACATACTGTCACTCACATATGGCTGCTCACAGCACTCTCTGCAGCATTTATCATCAGCTGCTTGGTTTGTTGAAGGTGATGGTTTGTCTCCACTGCACAGGTCAGTGGAAACAGTGCTGTGATGACTTAATGAAAATTGAACTGCCATCACCAAGGAAACCAGCTCCTGTCACTCCAAAACAGGGCTCCCTGTACCATGAAATGGGTAAGACTTCACACGAGTCAAAAAGCATTTTTGATCCTTTTTAGCTTCATGGGAAACACAAAAGGAAAGACAGGGAAAGAAAGCACTGTGCCCACACTGCATGTAGCTGCGTGTAGTTTTAATTTCTTGGGTCCATGTGCATGAAAAATACTGTCGCAATTACATTTTCCTCTCTGATATCTCAAACTCACACTCTGCTTTACTTCTTTGTAGTATGTATAGAAGGGGTCTTATCTTTGACATGCTGACTCACTctgtcttctgtttctctgtttctctttgtccttttcaATTTTCCTTGTGTCCTGATTCCATCGATcattggttttgtgttttttctcccttttttacTTCCTTGTGCCTTAATATATTCTATAACGATTTCTGACGTGACcatcaaaacacataaaaactgaTCTCCATCTGTTGCACACCTCCCTTCCACTCCACCCCCTCTATCGCTAACCTCCCTCTCGGTTTTCCTAACCCTGGCCCCTGGCAGCCCCTCTTGCCACACCCTCCTGTGAGGGTCTTCTGCTGCAGGATAATGCTGTGTCTGCTGAGATTCGTGCTCTGCTCTCATCCTATTACAACGACAGGTGAAGTAACAGGAGTAGGGCTCCATACAAATGATGATGTTGTAAACGTTGCAGTCCCAAAAGGGAAATTAGTTAACATGTAATCCAGGATTTGTTTCAAATTCAGGATCAGCTTCAACTGAATAGATTTTTCAAACATTACCACAGACTGAAAGTGTTTAAATGTCTTGTTGTCTATGATGAAGGCCAAGGAATAGTTTATATGTTACTTGTATGTTATTTTGCTCAAGTGCATGATGCATGACTAGATTAGAGAAAAATTCAAAAGTAACAAATCATCTAACCAAGTAATGACAGTTCCAACTTGAAAACTCAAGGATACAACATTTCATGATAGTTTGAagtgtgaaaatacattttaacataatACATGGTAGGGCATGGTTACAAAAATTCATATTCCCAGTGGAAAGGACACCACTCCTTGTTCTAAGTGATCTAAATTTCAGATTTAATGCAAAGCAATAATTTCAACTTGTCAGATTAAAATCCTTTGAAAAACCAGTCTCAAGCATATTTTACAGCAACATTAACAGAGTTTTGCTGCATCTCTCCTGCAGTTATTGAGTCATCTGACGACCTTAGCAGCACTGTGTCAGATATCCTGGCTCGGAGGATGCAGGAGCTGGAGCTCCGCAACCAGCTGGGCACCTCTCCCACCTGGATGTCTTTGTTTGAGGAGAACAACCCCAAAAGCGCTGGCCACCCTCGTCCCTGTACTTCTCACCTATCTGGGCACAGCCCCTGCACCCCTCATCGTATCCCCCAGAGCCCTGTGAGCCCTCACCGCTGCAAACAGCTGGGTCTGCTGTCCTCAGATGCAAGCCTAACATCAGACAGCGACAGCCACTGCAGTACCAGCCCCTGCTCTCACCACCATGGCTGGCCTGAACCTTCTTCAAACTTCTCTGTCTTGTCATCTTCCCCCTCCCGTTTCAGACCACGCACTCTATCGCTGGACGCTAAACTCAGCACCCTGCGAGGGAGGGGGTACGGGGGAGGAGGGACCATCCAATGCTCCTGCTCGCCTCCCTCCTCGCTGCACGCCCCTCTCCCCATCTCCTCTCGTTCACCTCGGTCACAGCGCAGTACACAGACCACACTGTCCTGCTCCAGCTCCACCTCCAGCAACAGCTCCAGCAACAGTGAGGGCAGTCACAGCCCAGAGTCATCCGAGGGAACCCCCTTCTCTAGGCCCTCCCCGGCTCGACGCAGCCTCAGGAACCTCAGGGCCAAACTTGATCCCCGCAATTGGCTTCAAAGTCAGGTGTGAATTAATTTCCTGGCAGACATTTATTCAGGCCTAAAGGCAACACTGCTCATTAAACCCTGGTTTAACTGGCTTAAGACGTGAGCTGACCTCAGGCCACATGCACAGCCCTGAGGGAGAGAAGCTGCCTCTAGCCTGCCTCCTGCTGGAGGATGGATCATGGAAGACCAACCTGGGGTACACTGGAATGTCTTCTAACCCAAAAGACAGGTGACAATCACTGCAGGTAATTCTGCACTTTGCTGGGTTACCAAAATTTTAAAGATGGTCCAAAATGAAATGGGAGGTACTCTGCTTGCTTTGAGAAATTATGGACATGCTGCTTGGGAGAAAGTGATGCTTAGAGCTAATAAACACACCAGATTAGGCCTACTCTCTGCCTTTGGAATCTAACTCTGAAACTGGAAATGGTTTTGTCTTGCCCTCTGTATCAGCCATCCTGGCCACTAAAACATCGTTCAAAGGTCATTTCTACTAATGCACTATCAGTATTTTGACTGGACGTTTCCTGTctgtagtttaaaaataaaggtttgCAGTGTTGCTATGAAAGCTAGTGAGCATGTGGCAAGATTGAACATAAGGTATAATCAGTCAAGAGTTTGCAAATGGTATAGACGTAAGTGTGGAGGAAGTGTTGTTTGTTGACTGTACTGTGATATTTACTTCTGTGTACTTAACTAATTATTCACAAATCTGATGATTTTTGAGGTTCTCCTAAAATTACTATGCaccattttatgtttttgcatgaTCTGATTTTGAACTACTTGAGATTATTTCAACAATGAATCTGATGAAAGTGCTCATACTTACTGTACTGGTAATTACTGTGATCTCTTCAGGGTAAAAATCTATGCTCTGGtcttatttttacacatttatctGCACACTGTTGACAGGCTGTTGTCAGTACTGGGTAATAGATCCTACATACATAGAAACAAAAGAATATGAAATTAACCAAAGTCTAATCATTCTTAAAAACCCAAGCCATACTTTTAATTCTGCTACAGTACTGCAGTATTGTAGGATTTGATTCAATAGCGATTCCTGCTTCTGAAAAGtccaataaaatgtgaaatatccATTGATCTATCCttatgaaacacagaaagacattttcAAAATTACTTCATGGTGGCTATACTTTTGAAAAATTCTTATGAAATAAAGTGCTTACATAAATCTCTAATCTACCACTAGGTGACAATAGTAAGagcaaaaaatgaaatggtttgTTGTTAGGACATTAGTTACTTCTCatcacaaaatcaaaatcaagtCATGTAGGAGAGTCAGTGTCTCTGTCAATGCAGTAAAGCCTCCTCTGCCTCTGTCGTTTACTGTGGACTTTGGTAATAGTTTCCCGTTTGGGGCTCAGAACCTGGGCAGCCAGTTTTACTAAGATTTAAAACTGTCAGATGcttgaaaaacagcatttattactgtaaatgaaTTTTTATAAGTTAACAAATAAACCTCCTCTCTTTTTGTtacattattgattttgttaTAAATGCAGCTATATTGATACCTTAATATTATAATGTGTTAACAGCTGATGTGTAGATCTTTTAACTATTAGGAAAAGATAACATTGAATGTCATAACCTTAGCAGGCTTTGTGTTCTGCATGTATGCTGTCCTagcaggtaaaaataaaatgagaaatctcatgtttaaataatataataattataaataaatgttatatcAATTCACAACTGTGTTTACTGTATCTGTCTTGTCTACAGGAAATATGATCCAATGCAAATGTTTGAGCGTgttatttttgttgcatttgaATCTGTCAGCGGTAAGAACTTCTAAGtccaaatcatttaaaaatattcaacagTCAAAATTTGTTACTGTGACTcttacattttcagaaatgtatGGAAATAGTACACTTTCtgttctgcttctctttctccttaCAGCAACAAATCCCAAAGGAGAGATACCTTCTATGAACGACTGAATATGGAAATCATCATAGAAGCCGCAGAGCTCTCTGTTGTTGAAGCATCAGGAAAGGCAGGTATAACAGAGGCtttattgtcagtgttttgATCGCAAAGCTGTATATTAGTCAATAGTACAAAGCACTCTTACAAACATAGGAGGTAGTCAACATTTGAGTCTTCACTGAGCATTATAATATGCATAGAGAAATACTATGGCTGTAATGACTTTCTCAGGAGAACCCAAAGCTCCTTGCTTTCTGTTTGTAGTGCAAAGCTGTACCATTGTTGTGCTATTGTAACTTCACATCTGCTTAAAGTATAAAAACCATACATCTAATAATATTCACATCAACATATACATATTGATCAatatataacaaaaacacactaataaatatattgtatgcTTCATATAATGCTGATTATTGACTTATGTAAC
This genomic window contains:
- the rtkna gene encoding rhotekin isoform X3, whose product is MNNSKNQRDSDIQKKIDHEIRMRDGACKLLAACSQRDQALEAAKSLQTCSTRIMAYMSELQRMKEAQVMQKVTRRSSDAGPMDDRLPCKGKVAISDLRIPLMWKDTEYFKNKGELHRCAVFCLLQLGGEIFDTDMVIVDRTLTDICFDNTIIFNEASPGFELRVELYSCCSEDDYSAGSTPRKLASKLSSSLGRSAGKKLRAAMEPGPCSPVSNGGASPLLLPIPSVPGPKYHLLAHTTLSLSHVQDSFRTHDLTISGNEECSYWLPLYGSMCCRLAAQPHCMTQQMMSGCLKVKQCGGDPQSWTKVHAVLKGTSLFCYHREEDVEASVDPAFTIAINKETRIRASEKDPHSKVQNICISNQYGGEEVTHTLTTESREDTHRWMEAFWQHFYDMSQWKQCCDDLMKIELPSPRKPAPVTPKQGSLYHEMVIESSDDLSSTVSDILARRMQELELRNQLGTSPTWMSLFEENNPKSAGHPRPCTSHLSGHSPCTPHRIPQSPVSPHRCKQLGLLSSDASLTSDSDSHCSTSPCSHHHGWPEPSSNFSVLSSSPSRFRPRTLSLDAKLSTLRGRGYGGGGTIQCSCSPPSSLHAPLPISSRSPRSQRSTQTTLSCSSSTSSNSSSNSEGSHSPESSEGTPFSRPSPARRSLRNLRAKLDPRNWLQSQV
- the rtkna gene encoding rhotekin isoform X1, whose amino-acid sequence is MFCRNQTSRATVARGSALEMEIRRGKFRKSVFLETSQDSDIQKKIDHEIRMRDGACKLLAACSQRDQALEAAKSLQTCSTRIMAYMSELQRMKEAQVMQKVTRRSSDAGPMDDRLPCKGKVAISDLRIPLMWKDTEYFKNKGELHRCAVFCLLQLGGEIFDTDMVIVDRTLTDICFDNTIIFNEASPGFELRVELYSCCSEDDYSAGSTPRKLASKLSSSLGRSAGKKLRAAMEPGPCSPVSNGGASPLLLPIPSVPGPKYHLLAHTTLSLSHVQDSFRTHDLTISGNEECSYWLPLYGSMCCRLAAQPHCMTQQMMSGCLKVKQCGGDPQSWTKVHAVLKGTSLFCYHREEDVEASVDPAFTIAINKETRIRASEKDPHSKVQNICISNQYGGEEVTHTLTTESREDTHRWMEAFWQHFYDMSQWKQCCDDLMKIELPSPRKPAPVTPKQGSLYHEMVIESSDDLSSTVSDILARRMQELELRNQLGTSPTWMSLFEENNPKSAGHPRPCTSHLSGHSPCTPHRIPQSPVSPHRCKQLGLLSSDASLTSDSDSHCSTSPCSHHHGWPEPSSNFSVLSSSPSRFRPRTLSLDAKLSTLRGRGYGGGGTIQCSCSPPSSLHAPLPISSRSPRSQRSTQTTLSCSSSTSSNSSSNSEGSHSPESSEGTPFSRPSPARRSLRNLRAKLDPRNWLQSQV
- the rtkna gene encoding rhotekin isoform X2; protein product: MPVNKFANMEEKLWILEDLNMMYIRQIALSLQDSDIQKKIDHEIRMRDGACKLLAACSQRDQALEAAKSLQTCSTRIMAYMSELQRMKEAQVMQKVTRRSSDAGPMDDRLPCKGKVAISDLRIPLMWKDTEYFKNKGELHRCAVFCLLQLGGEIFDTDMVIVDRTLTDICFDNTIIFNEASPGFELRVELYSCCSEDDYSAGSTPRKLASKLSSSLGRSAGKKLRAAMEPGPCSPVSNGGASPLLLPIPSVPGPKYHLLAHTTLSLSHVQDSFRTHDLTISGNEECSYWLPLYGSMCCRLAAQPHCMTQQMMSGCLKVKQCGGDPQSWTKVHAVLKGTSLFCYHREEDVEASVDPAFTIAINKETRIRASEKDPHSKVQNICISNQYGGEEVTHTLTTESREDTHRWMEAFWQHFYDMSQWKQCCDDLMKIELPSPRKPAPVTPKQGSLYHEMVIESSDDLSSTVSDILARRMQELELRNQLGTSPTWMSLFEENNPKSAGHPRPCTSHLSGHSPCTPHRIPQSPVSPHRCKQLGLLSSDASLTSDSDSHCSTSPCSHHHGWPEPSSNFSVLSSSPSRFRPRTLSLDAKLSTLRGRGYGGGGTIQCSCSPPSSLHAPLPISSRSPRSQRSTQTTLSCSSSTSSNSSSNSEGSHSPESSEGTPFSRPSPARRSLRNLRAKLDPRNWLQSQV
- the rtkna gene encoding rhotekin isoform X4, with translation MRDGACKLLAACSQRDQALEAAKSLQTCSTRIMAYMSELQRMKEAQVMQKVTRRSSDAGPMDDRLPCKGKVAISDLRIPLMWKDTEYFKNKGELHRCAVFCLLQLGGEIFDTDMVIVDRTLTDICFDNTIIFNEASPGFELRVELYSCCSEDDYSAGSTPRKLASKLSSSLGRSAGKKLRAAMEPGPCSPVSNGGASPLLLPIPSVPGPKYHLLAHTTLSLSHVQDSFRTHDLTISGNEECSYWLPLYGSMCCRLAAQPHCMTQQMMSGCLKVKQCGGDPQSWTKVHAVLKGTSLFCYHREEDVEASVDPAFTIAINKETRIRASEKDPHSKVQNICISNQYGGEEVTHTLTTESREDTHRWMEAFWQHFYDMSQWKQCCDDLMKIELPSPRKPAPVTPKQGSLYHEMVIESSDDLSSTVSDILARRMQELELRNQLGTSPTWMSLFEENNPKSAGHPRPCTSHLSGHSPCTPHRIPQSPVSPHRCKQLGLLSSDASLTSDSDSHCSTSPCSHHHGWPEPSSNFSVLSSSPSRFRPRTLSLDAKLSTLRGRGYGGGGTIQCSCSPPSSLHAPLPISSRSPRSQRSTQTTLSCSSSTSSNSSSNSEGSHSPESSEGTPFSRPSPARRSLRNLRAKLDPRNWLQSQV
- the rtkna gene encoding rhotekin isoform X5, producing the protein MFCRNQTSRATVARGSALEMEIRRGKFRKSVFLETSQDSDIQKKIDHEIRMRDGACKLLAACSQRDQALEAAKSLQTCSTRIMAYMSELQRMKEAQVMQKVTRRSSDAGPMDDRLPCKGKVAISDLRIPLMWKDTEYFKNKGELHRCAVFCLLQLGGEIFDTDMVIVDRTLTDICFDNTIIFNEASPGFELRVELYSCCSEDDYSAGSTPRKLASKLSSSLGRSAGKKLRAAMEPGPCSPVSNGGASPLLLPIPSVPGPKYHLLAHTTLSLSHVQDSFRTHDLTISGNEECSYWLPLYGSMCCRLAAQPHCMTQQMMSGCLKVKQCGGDPQSWTKVHAVLKGTSLFCYHREEDVEASVDPAFTIAINKETRIRASEKDPHSKVQNICISNQYGGEEVTHTLTTESREDTHRWMEAFWQHFYDMSQWKQCCDDLMKIELPSPRKPAPVTPKQGSLYHEMAPLATPSCEGLLLQDNAVSAEIRALLSSYYNDSY